The following coding sequences lie in one Capsicum annuum cultivar UCD-10X-F1 chromosome 5, UCD10Xv1.1, whole genome shotgun sequence genomic window:
- the LOC124898579 gene encoding uncharacterized mitochondrial protein AtMg00860-like, with protein MNPLKCAFGVASGKFLGFIVHHHGIEIDQAKVDAILKMPEPKDNHELKSLQGKLVYLRRFISNLAGRCQPFGRLMKKDIAFEWDLAYTNDFKSIKSYLIKPSVLVAPIPGKALILYIAAPERSVGALLAQ; from the coding sequence ATGAACCCTCTGAAGTGTGCTTTTGGAGTTGCTTCTGGAAAGTTCCTTGGCTTTATTGTTCATCATCATGggattgaaattgatcaagctaAGGTAGATGCTATTTTGAAGATGCCTGAGCCTAAAGATAATCACGAGCTGAAAAGTTTGCAAGGAAAGTTGGTGTATCTTAGAAGGTTCATTTCAAACCTAGCTGGGAGGTGTCAACCATTCGGTCGTcttatgaagaaagatattgcttTTGAATGGGACCTGGCCTACACCAATGATTTTAAGAGTATAAAGTCTTATCTAATAAAGCCTTCAGTGCTCGTAGCTCCCATACCTGGAAAGgcattgatattgtatattgcgGCACCAGAAAGATCAGTAGGGGCACTTCTAGCACAATAA